A DNA window from Polyodon spathula isolate WHYD16114869_AA chromosome 18, ASM1765450v1, whole genome shotgun sequence contains the following coding sequences:
- the LOC121294094 gene encoding sphingosine 1-phosphate receptor 1-like translates to MERTTAPHVESMVTDYFNPEIIATHYNFTGKYRQNEDTGLKADLVVFIVICCFIILENIMVLLTIWRTKKFHKPMYYFIGNLALSDLLAGSVYICNILLSGPNTFKLTPFQWFMREGSMFVALGASVFSLLAIAIERHLTMLKMKLHNGGNTCRVFVYISTCWFLSTILGGLPIMGWNCIHSLETCSTVLPLYNKAYLLFCTTVFSVILMAIVILYARIYSLVRTRSRKLVFRKYSSSRSSKNSEKSLALLKTVIIVLSCFIACWAPLFILLLLDVACKVKTCVILYKAEWFLALAVLNSAMNPLIYTLTSNEMRRAFLKMLLCSICTEKCPGAKFKRPIIGALEFSRSKSDNSSHPNKEEGDIPETMLSSGNLTSSS, encoded by the coding sequence ATGGAAAGGACCACTGCACCCCACGTCGAAAGCATGGTTACCGACTATTTCAATCCGGAGATAATTGCAACACACTATAATTTCACAGGGAAATATAGACAGAATGAGGATACGGGACTGAAGGCCGACTTAGTGGTCTTTATCGTTATTTGCTGCTTCATAATTTTGGAAAACATAATGGTGCTGCTTACCATATGGAGAACAAAAAAGTTCCACAAGCCCATGTACTATTTCATTGGAAACCTGGCCCTCTCAGACTTACTTGCAGGATCAGTTTACATTTGCAATATTTTGTTGTCGGGGCCTAACACTTTCAAGCTCACCCCATTTCAGTGGTTTATGAGGGAAGGGAGCATGTTTGTGGCATTGGGTGCTTCTGTGTTCAGCTTGCTGGCTATTGCCATTGAAAGGCACCTCACCATGCTCAAAATGAAACTGCACAACGGGGGCAACACCTGTCGCGTGTTCGTTTACATCAGCACCTGCTGGTTCCTTTCGACCATTTTAGGAGGTCTTCCGATAATGGGCTGGAACTGTATCCACAGTCTTGAGACCTGTTCCACTGTCCTCCCACTCTACAACAAGGCCTACCTCTTGTTTTGCACCACGGTGTTTAGCGTGATACTAATGGCCATCGTCATTTTGTACGCCAGGATCTACTCCCTGGTGAGGACTCGGAGTCGCAAACTGGTGTTCAGAAAGTACTCCTCCAGTAGGAGCAGCAAGAACTCGGAGAAGTCTTTGGCTTTACTGAAGACGGTCATAATTGTCCTGAGCTGCTTCATAGCTTGTTGGGCACCCCTGTTTATACTTCTCCTGCTGGACGTTGCCTGTAAGGTCAAGACCTGCGTTATTCTGTACAAGGCCGAATGGTTTCTGGCCCTGGCCGTACTCAACTCTGCCATGAACCCTCTAATCTACACCCTGACCAGCAACGAGATGCGCAGAGCCTTCCTGAAAATGCTGCTCTGCAGCATCTGCACAGAAAAATGCCCTGGAGCTAAATTCAAACGCCCCATTATTGGGGCACTAGAGTTCAGCAGAAGCAAGTCGGACAACTCGTCACATCCAAACAAGGAGGAAGGGGACATCCCTGAAACGATGTTATCATCAGGGAACCTAACGTCATCTTCATAA